The stretch of DNA AGCATCTAGATCGGGGTTACGAAAAACTGGAGGATAAACTACGGCAGCTGGGAGCTAAACTACAGCGGGTGCAGGATGATGACAGTTTGCCAGTTGAAAATTTGAAGGTTGAAGGTGACAGCCTGCCGGTTGAAGGTTTAAAGGTTGAAAGTTGAAGGAAGGGTAATCGGTAATGGGTAGAGTGATGAGTAATGAGGTATTCATTCAAAACTCATAACTCAACACTCATAACAATTACCTTTTACCGAATTGTCTATTCCTTCACAATTTCTGTCAGCGCTGGTTTTAGGGTTGAATACTGATATTCAAATCTTTGGGACAAGGTGCGTTTTGGAAGAACTTGTTGCCCTTCCAAAACGACTTGGGCACCATCTCCTAAAAGACCTTCTAAAACAAAGCTGGGAACTGGTAGCCAGGAGGGTCGATTTAAAACTTCTCCCAAAGTTTGAGCCAATTCGTTCATCCGGACTGGATTCGGAGCTGTACCGTTTAGGACACCTTCAATTTCCGGATGGCTGAGTGCAAATAGAATTAGATTCACTAAATCGTCTCGGTGAATCCAGGAGAACCACTGACGCCCTGAACCAATGGGGCCACCAGCAAACATTTTGAAGGGGGGAAGCATTTTGGCAAGTGCCCCTCCCATTCCTAAGACAATTCCAGTTCGCACAATTACCAGTCGCGTGCCGCTGTCTTTGACTTTTTGGGCTTCTGTTTCCCATTCTTTACAGACAGTGCTGAGAAAATCATTACCGGCTGAGCTAGTTTCATCAAAGGCAGCCGTCTCGCTGGTGCCGTAGTAGCCAATTGCAGAAGAATTAACTAAGACAGCAGGCTTGGGATTCGCTTGATTAATTGCTTCTACAATTTTTTGCGTCCCTAGCTTTCGGCTATTTAGGATCGTCTGCTTTTGTTCTGGAGTCCAGCGTTTTTCCGCAATCGGTTCTCCTGATAGATTCACCACAGCATCGCATCCAGCAATGGACTGTTGCCAGGAGCCTGATTCAGTGGGTGTATATGCAATGATTTCGAGATTGGGATAGGTGTTGGCAGGAAAGACTTGCTTTGCTTTAGCAGGGTTACGACTGAAAACCAAGATTTGATTTCCTTGAGCGTGTAGTCGTTCTACCAGACGAGAGCCGACAAATCCAGTTGCTCCTGTAATGGCTACTTTCATGCTTCTCTCGTTGCCTCGCTATCGGGGGTTTTTTTCGTGTCGCTGTAAGCCATACCATTGACCTCAGCATAGCGATTCATAAACCGCATAAATCTCTCCCAGTGGTCTTCTCGCTGAATTTCAAATTCGCAGTCCAACCGCTGAAAATCATCCCCTTCTGGCCCGCTGAAAACAAATTTTACAGAAGAAGGCTCAACGCTTATTTCACCTTCTTCATCCGTTAATCGCAGCCCATTAGAAAACTTATTTTTAAAGCTGTTGAATTTTTCTATGGCTTTCAGCTCGTTAAATGTCATCAATACCGTGCGGACTCCAGAACTGCGATTCCGCCGTAAGCTGACGTTACCGATTTCTTCAGGAATCCCTTCAAAAAATTGAATTAAGGGTGTATTAGAAGTCATGCACAAAATTAATGAAACTCATAAAGTAGTATACAAAAGTCAAATGCCCTCCGAGCGCTGACTCGGTGAGCTAGAGAGTTTAGAGGCGATCGCCTAAAATATTTTTGACAAGTTGTCGGTAAATGCGTCCTAAAACCGACATCCAAGGTAGGGAGATTTTTAACTCAACTTTTCCCTAACCAGATTCTGAGCAAGTAGCTTTAAATTTATTAATTACAGGGGTTGACTCCCCAAACTCGTCTTAGAAGCTCGAAGGAGCCTTGAAGATGGCTCTCCTTCACTCTATAGGGAAGGGGCTGGAGGTTGGGTCTGTATTGGACTCAACTGCAAACCGTTATCGTTGCTCAATCTTCGTCTTTCCTGTTCATCCTCCCATTCTTAACCATCCAAACACATCCCCTACCGTTAGCCGCAGTTCTGTTAACAAGTCTGGAACAGGTAGCACGTCGAATGCTTCCGGCAACAATTCCGGTTGCTGTCCGCGAGGATAAACTAGCACGGAGCGTTCGTCTGGATCGAGTAGCCAGCCTAATTTGCTACCGTGTTTGAGGCAGTGCAGGATATTTCCGGTTACTTTGGTTTGACTTTGTTCTGGAGAGAGAACTTCAATTGTCCAATCTGGAGCAGCCTGAAATACATTGGCAATATCTCCATTTTCATCAAGAGGGATTCTATCCCAAGCAAACACCGCCACATCTGGCACGATTGACCGTCCGCCGAAGGTACACCGCAATTCCGGAAAAGCTAGGGCAATTCGCTTAGCCTCGACCACCTCATTAATAACAGTGACTAGCTTTCCCTGTAACTTGCTGTGCTTCCCTTGCGGCATTGGCTTTTGGATGCTTTGACCCTTGCTGTATTCGCTGGCTGGCTTAGTTTCTGGCAGCTTCAGAAACTCCTCTAGAGTCAAGGTTTTAGGAGGTGTATGTACCATAAGCGCTCGCATAAATGCCGCTACTATTACCCTACTCGTGCAGTTTCACTCCTCGAATTGACAAATCCAACAACTCTACCGGATGCATGATCGGAATTGTCTTCTCTTGAAGTTCTAAATGCTTGCTAATTTGGATCGTACAACCGGGATTTGCCGAAGCAATTAATTCAGCACCCGTATTCAGAAGATTTTCAACTTTTTGCTTACCCAATTCTCCAGCAACTTCAGGTTGCAGCATATTGTAAACCCCAGCACTGCCACAACATAACGCTGCATCCATCGGTTCTCGAAGTTGAACGCCTGGAATTTGGCGCAATAATTGGCGCGGTTGGACGCTAATTTTTTGCCCGTGCAATAAATGACAGGCATCTTGATAAACCAAAGTCAATGGTTGATCGGAAAGTGGGGAAAGTTTCGCCGTTATTCCGGCTTCGTATAGAAACTCTTGAGCGTCTTTTACTTTAGCGGCAAATTTTACGGCTTTCTCTTGATAATCGGGGTCATCTTGTAGCAGGTGTCCGTATTCTTTTAAAGTATGACCGCAACCAGCAGCATTGATGATGATGGCATCAACGTTTGTACCTTCAAAACTATCAATCATTTGGCGCGCGATCGCTTTTGCTTGTTCTTCCTGTCCTTGGTGATGTGGCAATGCAGCACAACACCCCTGAGCCTTTGGAATCACGACTTCACAGCCATTGGCAGTTAATACCCGTACCGTTGCTTCATTGACCTTTGAGAAGAATAGACGTTGCACGCAGCCCAAAATAACGCCCACTCGATAGCGTTTCTCACCCTCAGCCGAAATCACCTCTGGTAGGGTATCTACAAAGGTTCTGGGAGTAATTTCTTGCAGATTTGATTCCATCGCTGCTAAGCGGGGAGAAAGGCGTTGGAGTAATCCAGTCGAACGAACTAATTTCTGCAAGCCTAATTTCTGATAGACCATCAGAGGCGCTAGCAAAACCCGCAACCGATTAGGATAAGGAAATAGGGAAAAAATTAGTTTTCGATACAACTTGTCTGGCAAACTGCGCGAATAATTGCGTTCAATTTGGGGACGCATGGCAGTAATTAACTTGTCATACTGCACGCCAGAAGGACAGGTTGTGACACAGGCAAGACATCCTAAACAAGAGTCAAAATGCTGTACTGTTGCAGTATTTAGAGAAATCTCACCTTTATTGATAGCATCCATGAGATAAATTCTGCCTCTAGGAGAATCCATCTCTTTGCCAATCACCCGATAGCTGGGACAAGTAGATAGACAAAAACCGCAGTGAACGCAGCTATCAATTAACTTGGGATTGGGGGGATGATCGTTATCAAATCCGTTAATATTAATCGGGTTTGAGTCATCTAAATTTGTTAAAGAATTTTCTGATGTTTGCATGGATGAGTTTAATCTTCCCTACTTTTTAGACGGTGTTTTCTGCGATGAAAGCGCTTTGTTCACATTCCACCGATAAACCGACTTGGACTTAAAATATTTTCTGGATCAAATTGCGTTTTGATTTTCTGCATTAAATCCAGAGCGTTGCCGGTATAACCCCAGACATCTAGTTGCTGCTTCAAAGAGATCGGCGCTTCTAGAATTGTCAGAAACCCGCCGTGAGATTCACAGAGCGATCGCATCTGTTGTAAAAACGCGATCGCTGTTGTTTCAACAACGTCACTATTGCACCGCAATAGTCCCAACCCACTTCCAGCATGGATCAGACACATCACCGATGGGACGTAGATTTGCAGATGAGCCAAAATGGTCGCGGCGGCAGCTGGTAATACTCCTATTTTGCAAGCGATCGCTGCCTCTGTGTGGGATGCCCACATTTGTTCTTGTAACTTCTGCCATAACTCAGCCTCATCGGCATCTGAATACAAGACACCCTGTAAACCGAGATGTTGCCCCACTTCCAACCATCGAGCGCACTGTTCCTTCACGCTCGGCGATACACTTTGAAAGCGAGCGATCGCACCAATGCCCTCCCCTAACCCTAAACTAGCCACAATTTGAGTGGATAGCAGGTCAACAGCCGTGGGCGTTAAGGCTGAAGCGAGCAACGTTTTGGTGGCTGCGGCAATTTTTTCGGCTGTGCCAGTCAGCACTACGGTTGCAGATGCCTCAGGCAGGGGATAAACCCGAAACGTCACTTGACTGATAATCCCTAACGTTCCAAAAGAGCCGGTAAATAGCTTCATCATGTCGTAACCGGCAACATTTTTTACCACCCGACCCCCAGCTTTGGCAATCTGACCATCGCTGCGGACGAAAGAAAGACCCAGTAGCATATCCCTCACCCCACCATAGCGTTGTCGCAAAGAACCGCCCCCAGCAGTCGCAACAATACCACCAACCGTGGCGTCTTTTGGATAGGCTGGATCGAGGGCGAAAAATTGACCTTGTTGCGCTAGAATCTTTTGCAGTTCGGCAAATTTCATGCCTGCTTCGACCGTAACGGTTAAATCGCCAACCGCATGAGCGATTAAGCGATTCAGACGTTCGGTACTGACAACCAAATTGACCCCATCGACTAATCCGCCCCAACCTAGTTTGCTAGCGCTGCCACAGGGTAAGATGCCCCACCGATGCTGGTAGGCATAAGCCATAACCTGAGCGAGTTCTTCCTCGGTGCGGGGAGAAACAATGCAATCAAGGGTCGTTCCTGGTGCAATTGCTTGAGAGATTTGTGCTTTTCGAGTGGCTTCTATCTGTTCCCACGGCACAATACCAGAGCTGGGGAGGAGACTTTCAAGTTTTTGGGCTACGCTATTCATTGCTTAAAAAAACATCTGTGCGATCGCACTCAGGTGGACATGAACACTAGCAAAACATAAGCACGGTACGCAAGTAACACTCAGTTCTCGACGTAACATCATTTAATTATTTAGTTATAAATTTATTTCTTTATATCTCAAGATAGATGCAGCACTTCATACTGGTATTTGTGGGGTCTATTTCTCTCTTTAGACAGGTTTAATTGAATGGTTCGACGAAAGAATATACCGGCATTACAGCAAGCAAGAAGGGCAGGGACAACCCGATCTTACGATAGGGAAAGCTTGCTAAATCGAATTACAACCCGAATTCGCCAATCTTTAGAGCTACAAGAGATTTTGGCGACAACAGCGCGGGAAATTCGCTCATTTTTAGACATGGATCGGGTCAAAATTTACCGATTTCACCCAGATGCCAGTGGCGAAGTAATTGCCGAATCTATAAATGGCGATTGTTTACCCTCTATGATGGGGCTGCGGTTTCCAGCGGAGGACATTCCGCCCAATGCTCGTGAGTTGTTTGTCAAAGTCCGCCAGCGAGTCATTGTCGAT from Coleofasciculus sp. FACHB-T130 encodes:
- a CDS encoding FAD-binding oxidoreductase encodes the protein MNSVAQKLESLLPSSGIVPWEQIEATRKAQISQAIAPGTTLDCIVSPRTEEELAQVMAYAYQHRWGILPCGSASKLGWGGLVDGVNLVVSTERLNRLIAHAVGDLTVTVEAGMKFAELQKILAQQGQFFALDPAYPKDATVGGIVATAGGGSLRQRYGGVRDMLLGLSFVRSDGQIAKAGGRVVKNVAGYDMMKLFTGSFGTLGIISQVTFRVYPLPEASATVVLTGTAEKIAAATKTLLASALTPTAVDLLSTQIVASLGLGEGIGAIARFQSVSPSVKEQCARWLEVGQHLGLQGVLYSDADEAELWQKLQEQMWASHTEAAIACKIGVLPAAAATILAHLQIYVPSVMCLIHAGSGLGLLRCNSDVVETTAIAFLQQMRSLCESHGGFLTILEAPISLKQQLDVWGYTGNALDLMQKIKTQFDPENILSPSRFIGGM
- a CDS encoding TIGR01777 family oxidoreductase — translated: MKVAITGATGFVGSRLVERLHAQGNQILVFSRNPAKAKQVFPANTYPNLEIIAYTPTESGSWQQSIAGCDAVVNLSGEPIAEKRWTPEQKQTILNSRKLGTQKIVEAINQANPKPAVLVNSSAIGYYGTSETAAFDETSSAGNDFLSTVCKEWETEAQKVKDSGTRLVIVRTGIVLGMGGALAKMLPPFKMFAGGPIGSGRQWFSWIHRDDLVNLILFALSHPEIEGVLNGTAPNPVRMNELAQTLGEVLNRPSWLPVPSFVLEGLLGDGAQVVLEGQQVLPKRTLSQRFEYQYSTLKPALTEIVKE
- a CDS encoding Uma2 family endonuclease, with the translated sequence MVHTPPKTLTLEEFLKLPETKPASEYSKGQSIQKPMPQGKHSKLQGKLVTVINEVVEAKRIALAFPELRCTFGGRSIVPDVAVFAWDRIPLDENGDIANVFQAAPDWTIEVLSPEQSQTKVTGNILHCLKHGSKLGWLLDPDERSVLVYPRGQQPELLPEAFDVLPVPDLLTELRLTVGDVFGWLRMGG
- a CDS encoding heterodisulfide reductase-related iron-sulfur binding cluster — translated: MQTSENSLTNLDDSNPININGFDNDHPPNPKLIDSCVHCGFCLSTCPSYRVIGKEMDSPRGRIYLMDAINKGEISLNTATVQHFDSCLGCLACVTTCPSGVQYDKLITAMRPQIERNYSRSLPDKLYRKLIFSLFPYPNRLRVLLAPLMVYQKLGLQKLVRSTGLLQRLSPRLAAMESNLQEITPRTFVDTLPEVISAEGEKRYRVGVILGCVQRLFFSKVNEATVRVLTANGCEVVIPKAQGCCAALPHHQGQEEQAKAIARQMIDSFEGTNVDAIIINAAGCGHTLKEYGHLLQDDPDYQEKAVKFAAKVKDAQEFLYEAGITAKLSPLSDQPLTLVYQDACHLLHGQKISVQPRQLLRQIPGVQLREPMDAALCCGSAGVYNMLQPEVAGELGKQKVENLLNTGAELIASANPGCTIQISKHLELQEKTIPIMHPVELLDLSIRGVKLHE
- the psb28 gene encoding photosystem II reaction center protein Psb28: MTSNTPLIQFFEGIPEEIGNVSLRRNRSSGVRTVLMTFNELKAIEKFNSFKNKFSNGLRLTDEEGEISVEPSSVKFVFSGPEGDDFQRLDCEFEIQREDHWERFMRFMNRYAEVNGMAYSDTKKTPDSEATREA